Proteins from a genomic interval of Rhodothermales bacterium:
- the floA gene encoding flotillin-like protein FloA (flotillin-like protein involved in membrane lipid rafts), translating into MDVVFSAGGLLLIALILIGVMIFLYFIPVGLFVTAYFSGVRLKLFRDLVGMRLRKVPPTQIVRPLITAYKAGIYLDTPQLEAHYLAGGHVQSVVNALISADKANIDLSFERATAIDLAGRDVFEAVQVSVNPKVIETPAVSAVAKDGIQVRAIARVTVRANIERLVGGAGEETIIARVGEGIVSTIGSSATHAVVLENPDSISKVVLAKGLDSGTAFEILSIDIADVDVGENIGAKLQTDQADADLKIARAKAEERRAAAVAAEQEMRASVQEARAKVVLAEAEIPKAISQAFLDGNLGVMDYYNLKNIQADTNMRTSIGRTEEDQSEE; encoded by the coding sequence ATGGACGTAGTGTTTTCGGCCGGCGGCCTGCTCTTGATCGCGCTGATCCTGATCGGCGTGATGATTTTCCTGTACTTCATCCCGGTCGGGCTCTTTGTGACCGCCTACTTCTCCGGAGTGCGGCTCAAGCTCTTCAGAGATCTTGTGGGCATGCGCCTTCGCAAGGTGCCGCCGACCCAGATCGTGCGCCCTCTCATCACGGCGTACAAGGCGGGGATTTACCTGGACACCCCGCAGCTGGAGGCGCATTACCTGGCCGGGGGGCACGTGCAATCGGTCGTGAACGCGCTCATCTCGGCCGACAAGGCGAACATCGACCTGTCGTTTGAGCGGGCCACCGCCATTGATCTGGCTGGTCGCGACGTGTTCGAGGCCGTTCAGGTGTCTGTGAACCCGAAGGTGATTGAGACCCCGGCCGTGTCCGCAGTGGCCAAGGACGGCATTCAGGTGCGCGCCATTGCCCGCGTGACGGTGCGAGCCAACATCGAGCGACTCGTCGGTGGAGCCGGGGAAGAAACCATCATCGCCCGTGTCGGCGAGGGTATCGTATCGACGATTGGCTCGTCTGCGACCCATGCCGTGGTGCTCGAGAATCCGGACTCCATCTCGAAGGTGGTACTGGCCAAGGGGCTCGACTCCGGCACGGCATTCGAGATTCTGTCCATCGACATCGCAGACGTGGATGTCGGCGAGAACATCGGAGCCAAGCTGCAGACCGATCAGGCCGACGCCGACCTGAAGATCGCACGCGCCAAAGCGGAAGAGCGTCGCGCCGCCGCCGTGGCCGCCGAGCAGGAGATGCGTGCCTCCGTCCAGGAAGCCCGCGCCAAAGTGGTCTTGGCCGAGGCCGAGATCCCGAAGGCCATCTCCCAGGCGTTTCTCGACGGCAATCTGGGTGTAATGGACTACTACAATCTCAAGAACATCCAGGCCGATACGAACATGCGTACGTCCATCGGCCGCACGGAAGAAGACCAGTCAGAGGAATAG
- a CDS encoding HlyC/CorC family transporter — MLYVILIVVTLALSAFFSGSEIAFVTANRLRVEVVARRSGFSGPLVQRFLKDPSTLLTTTLVGNNLALVTYSTLLALFLEPPLSELFTQTMGVSEQASDVLVLMVQTLIGSAVVLVVGEIIPKSLMREVASQAVFALALPLRITYIVLLPFIKVAGLAAGMIIRFAKGDGDTLSRFIRRDFELMIEESKLSGELDLDEEETALLSNVFAMGSIRVKESMVPRTEIAAVEENTPIEELMGEFVRTGHSKLPVYRENIDNVVGVVFAYDLFSDPASLQEMLREPTFIPETKLSKDQLRDFLEAKTSIAIVIDEYGGTAGLVTAEDLLEELFGDIQDEFDTETEIIRQLDERTIVASARLELDELEAKMGWKLPPGDYETVSGYLLSRLGTIPAMREEFDEDGFRFTVLEATANRLELLRIRHLEGE, encoded by the coding sequence GTGCTGTATGTGATCCTGATCGTGGTGACGCTGGCGCTGAGCGCCTTCTTCTCGGGATCCGAGATCGCATTCGTTACGGCCAACCGGCTGCGCGTGGAAGTGGTGGCCCGGCGTTCCGGTTTCTCAGGCCCGCTGGTCCAGCGCTTCCTCAAGGATCCATCGACGTTGCTCACCACCACCCTTGTGGGCAACAACCTGGCGCTGGTCACCTACTCCACGCTGTTGGCGCTCTTTCTGGAGCCGCCGCTCTCGGAGCTGTTCACGCAGACCATGGGCGTCTCCGAGCAGGCCTCCGACGTGCTCGTGCTCATGGTTCAGACGCTGATCGGCTCGGCCGTGGTGCTGGTCGTCGGCGAGATCATTCCGAAGAGTCTGATGCGGGAGGTAGCCAGCCAGGCCGTCTTTGCCCTGGCACTGCCACTGCGCATCACCTACATCGTGCTTCTGCCGTTCATCAAAGTCGCGGGCCTCGCGGCCGGCATGATCATCCGGTTCGCGAAAGGGGACGGAGACACGCTGTCCCGATTCATCCGGCGGGACTTCGAGTTGATGATTGAAGAGAGCAAGCTGTCCGGCGAGCTGGATCTGGACGAGGAGGAGACGGCGCTGTTGTCCAACGTGTTTGCGATGGGCTCAATCCGGGTAAAGGAGTCCATGGTGCCCCGTACGGAAATTGCAGCCGTGGAGGAGAACACGCCGATCGAGGAGCTGATGGGCGAGTTCGTGCGCACCGGACATTCGAAGCTGCCCGTCTATCGCGAGAACATCGACAACGTGGTCGGGGTGGTCTTTGCCTACGATCTCTTCAGCGATCCTGCTTCGTTGCAGGAGATGCTGCGGGAGCCGACCTTCATCCCGGAAACGAAACTCTCGAAGGACCAGCTGCGGGATTTCCTCGAGGCGAAAACGTCCATTGCGATTGTGATCGACGAGTACGGCGGAACGGCCGGACTGGTCACTGCCGAAGATCTGCTGGAAGAGTTGTTCGGCGATATCCAGGACGAATTCGACACCGAGACGGAGATCATCCGGCAGTTGGACGAACGCACCATCGTCGCCTCGGCCAGGCTGGAGCTCGACGAGTTGGAAGCAAAAATGGGCTGGAAGCTGCCGCCGGGCGACTACGAAACCGTGTCCGGATACCTGCTATCCAGACTGGGCACGATTCCGGCGATGCGGGAGGAGTTCGACGAAGATGGTTTCCGCTTCACGGTGCTGGAGGCGACGGCCAACCGCCTTGAGCTGCTGCGCATCCGGCATTTGGAGGGCGAGTAG
- the rpmE gene encoding 50S ribosomal protein L31 has translation MKKDTHPDYKFITVQLADGTSFKTRSTMGGDEYKSEVDSTNHPFYTGKRQYVDTAGRVEKFRRRYGKK, from the coding sequence ATGAAGAAGGACACGCACCCGGATTACAAGTTCATTACGGTGCAGCTGGCCGACGGAACCAGCTTCAAGACCCGCTCCACCATGGGCGGCGACGAGTACAAGTCGGAGGTCGACTCCACGAACCACCCGTTCTACACGGGTAAGCGTCAGTACGTGGACACCGCTGGCCGCGTCGAGAAGTTCAGACGGCGCTACGGCAAGAAGTAA
- the rdgB gene encoding RdgB/HAM1 family non-canonical purine NTP pyrophosphatase, translated as MNQLVVATGNPGKLAEFRQLLLGRVEHILSSADVAAPEVVEDQPTLEGNALKKARTLHRFTGLPALADDTGLEVTSLDGRPGVYSARYAGPDCSPQDNIRKLLGELEHASDRSARFRTAIALVSDQGETVVEGICAGTILRSPLGEGGFGYDPIFQPDGETLTFAQLPAERKNVISHRGRALQALLEAIPW; from the coding sequence ATGAACCAATTGGTCGTGGCCACAGGCAATCCGGGCAAACTCGCCGAGTTCAGGCAACTGCTCTTGGGGAGGGTGGAGCACATCCTGTCCTCAGCAGATGTTGCGGCCCCTGAGGTCGTGGAAGACCAACCAACGCTCGAAGGCAATGCGCTGAAGAAGGCTCGAACGCTGCACCGCTTCACGGGCCTCCCCGCTCTGGCAGACGATACGGGCCTCGAGGTCACCTCTCTTGATGGGCGGCCCGGAGTGTACTCGGCCCGCTACGCCGGCCCGGACTGCTCGCCTCAGGACAACATCCGCAAACTGCTTGGCGAGTTGGAGCATGCCTCCGACCGGAGCGCCCGCTTCCGCACCGCCATCGCACTTGTTTCGGACCAGGGCGAAACAGTCGTCGAAGGAATCTGCGCCGGCACCATTCTCAGGTCTCCCCTTGGAGAGGGCGGCTTCGGCTACGACCCGATCTTTCAACCTGACGGAGAGACGCTCACCTTTGCCCAATTGCCGGCTGAGCGCAAGAATGTCATCTCCCACAGGGGACGCGCCCTGCAGGCGCTCCTGGAGGCCATTCCATGGTAG
- the moaA gene encoding GTP 3',8-cyclase MoaA yields MTAPSEHSPAPLLTDTFARFHDYLRIALTERCNLRCVYCMPAAGVPLKPRADMLTFEEIERLARFFAERGVRKIRLTGGEPLVRKDAVELVRMLAALPGIETLAMTTNGLLLEQKLPDLKDAGLTHLNISLDTLREDRFREMTRRPGLDRVLGAIDAALAHGYSGTKVNCVVLRGSNEDELLDFAAMSIDRPLGMRFIEYMPFSGNGWDSGELVPYAEMLERVRDRWPRLEPIARGANAVSTDWRIPGARGTVGFISSMTDKFCGSCNRIRLTADGRLRNCLFGQDGVSLRDALRAGATDAELEQLVASTVRAKKAAHAGMFALADRPDRPMILIGG; encoded by the coding sequence TTGACGGCCCCTTCTGAACATAGCCCGGCGCCGCTTCTGACGGACACGTTTGCGCGCTTCCACGACTACCTGCGCATCGCCCTCACGGAGCGGTGCAACCTGCGCTGCGTCTATTGCATGCCGGCCGCCGGCGTGCCACTCAAGCCTCGAGCCGACATGCTCACGTTTGAGGAGATCGAACGCCTGGCCCGGTTCTTCGCCGAGCGCGGCGTTCGCAAGATCCGGCTGACCGGCGGCGAGCCGCTGGTGCGCAAGGACGCGGTGGAGCTGGTCCGCATGCTGGCTGCGCTGCCAGGCATCGAGACGCTAGCCATGACCACAAACGGCCTGCTGCTCGAACAGAAACTCCCTGACCTCAAGGACGCGGGCCTGACCCACCTCAACATCTCTCTGGACACGCTGCGCGAGGATCGATTCCGTGAGATGACCCGGCGACCAGGCCTGGACCGCGTATTGGGTGCCATCGACGCGGCGCTGGCCCACGGCTATTCCGGCACCAAGGTGAATTGCGTGGTGCTACGCGGCAGCAATGAGGACGAGCTGCTCGACTTCGCTGCCATGTCCATCGACCGGCCACTCGGTATGCGCTTCATCGAGTACATGCCTTTCTCCGGCAACGGGTGGGATTCCGGCGAGCTGGTTCCGTATGCGGAGATGCTGGAGCGGGTGCGAGACCGGTGGCCTCGGCTGGAGCCCATCGCCCGTGGGGCCAACGCAGTCAGCACAGATTGGCGCATTCCCGGGGCGCGTGGCACCGTGGGCTTCATCAGTTCGATGACGGACAAGTTCTGCGGCTCGTGCAATCGAATTCGTCTCACGGCCGATGGACGGTTACGCAACTGCCTGTTTGGCCAGGATGGAGTCAGCTTGCGCGATGCGCTGCGAGCCGGTGCGACGGACGCGGAACTGGAGCAGCTCGTCGCGAGCACGGTGCGTGCCAAGAAGGCCGCACACGCGGGCATGTTTGCGCTGGCCGACCGCCCAGATCGCCCCATGATTCTGATCGGAGGCTGA
- a CDS encoding dodecin domain-containing protein produces the protein MSIAKVIEVIAEGSTIEQALEAAVAEAGKSVRGIRSVYAKNIQGRVRDGKIVEYRVNAKVTFVVD, from the coding sequence ATGTCGATCGCCAAAGTCATCGAAGTGATCGCAGAAGGCTCCACCATCGAGCAGGCCCTGGAGGCTGCTGTCGCTGAAGCGGGGAAGTCCGTTCGCGGAATCCGAAGCGTGTACGCCAAGAACATTCAGGGCCGGGTACGCGACGGCAAGATTGTCGAGTATCGCGTCAACGCAAAGGTCACGTTCGTCGTCGACTAG
- a CDS encoding enoyl-CoA hydratase/isomerase family protein, with product MDFETLLLEIEDGIAVVTINRPDKLNALNAQVLDDLDACFTALATNDAVRAVVLTGAGEKAFVAGADITQFTRLDAQTATGFALRGQEVFGKIENLGKPVIAAINGFALGGGCEIAIACHMRVASSNARLGQPEVGLGLMCGYGGTQRLPRIVGLGHAMELLTTGAHITAERAHEIGLVNKLVEPGQALAAAREMAAVIARQAPIGVKLSLEAALAADQRLSDGLQMEAELFGRTFDTEDLTEGVSAFLERRKPTFQGR from the coding sequence ATGGATTTCGAGACGCTCCTCCTGGAGATCGAAGACGGCATTGCCGTCGTCACCATCAATCGTCCGGACAAGCTGAATGCGCTGAATGCGCAGGTTCTGGATGACCTCGATGCCTGTTTCACTGCCCTGGCCACAAACGATGCGGTGCGCGCAGTCGTGCTGACCGGCGCCGGCGAGAAGGCCTTCGTGGCAGGCGCCGACATCACGCAGTTCACGCGGCTGGACGCACAGACCGCTACGGGCTTTGCACTTCGCGGCCAGGAGGTGTTTGGCAAGATCGAGAACCTCGGCAAGCCGGTCATTGCGGCCATCAACGGCTTTGCGCTAGGTGGTGGGTGTGAAATCGCGATTGCGTGTCACATGCGTGTGGCCTCTTCGAATGCGCGTTTGGGGCAGCCTGAAGTCGGACTGGGGCTCATGTGCGGCTATGGCGGCACACAGCGCCTGCCACGTATTGTCGGACTCGGACATGCCATGGAGCTTCTGACGACCGGAGCGCACATCACGGCAGAGCGTGCGCATGAGATCGGCCTGGTGAACAAGCTGGTTGAGCCGGGTCAGGCGTTGGCTGCGGCGCGGGAGATGGCTGCAGTGATCGCGCGGCAGGCGCCCATCGGCGTGAAGCTCTCCCTGGAAGCTGCGCTCGCTGCGGATCAGCGGTTGTCGGACGGCCTTCAGATGGAGGCCGAGCTGTTTGGCCGCACGTTCGACACCGAAGACCTCACCGAAGGGGTGTCGGCGTTTCTTGAACGCAGAAAACCCACGTTCCAGGGCCGTTAG
- a CDS encoding amidohydrolase, translating to MRRLIPLLLLGLAACAQQAPEPTPTLFHSGVIYTVDEDQPQVSAMLVQDGVITAVGETEELRAQVDDADEVDLGGAVVIPGLVDSHAHVRNLSTMRLSADLVGTQSVQEIIARLQAHSERVPDDAWLLGRGWDQNDWAVTDFPTRLDLDDAFPDRPVWLERIDGHAMWANTAAMRAAGFETIAESEDPPGGVILRDASGAPTGVFIDNAEHLVGEYQPSFSEEDLERGLEAALSEMARFGITSVHEAGADMAFLERVKRFIDEDRFTARLYAMTEPGPSFEHYCNNHLIDYGDRLTVRSVKMYLDGALGSRGAALLEDYADDPGNRGLLRTTPADYAVLVQQALDCGYQINSHAIGDAGNRLLLDTYEQAGISPDQRHRNEHAQVVAPGDIERHAQLGVIASMQPTHATSDMYWAEDRVGPGRIRGAYAWRTMLDSGVRLALGSDFPVEQVDPLLGYYAAVTRQDAASWPEGGWYPGEALSREEALRGFTIDGAYAAFQEDKLGSLSPGKWADFVVLSADIMRLPGPDILDAEVQATYVGGEAVYQR from the coding sequence ATGCGTCGACTGATCCCCCTCCTCCTCCTGGGGCTTGCCGCGTGTGCCCAACAGGCCCCGGAGCCCACTCCCACGCTCTTCCACTCCGGTGTGATCTACACCGTTGACGAGGACCAGCCGCAGGTCAGCGCCATGCTCGTCCAGGACGGCGTGATCACGGCCGTCGGCGAGACCGAGGAGCTGCGCGCCCAGGTCGATGACGCCGACGAGGTAGATCTCGGCGGTGCGGTGGTCATCCCCGGCCTGGTCGATTCCCATGCGCACGTTCGCAATCTCTCGACCATGCGCCTTTCGGCAGACCTGGTGGGCACTCAGAGTGTGCAGGAGATCATTGCTCGCCTCCAGGCGCATTCCGAGCGCGTTCCAGACGATGCGTGGCTGCTGGGCCGAGGCTGGGATCAGAATGATTGGGCCGTAACCGATTTTCCGACCCGTCTCGATCTGGATGACGCGTTTCCCGACCGGCCGGTGTGGCTGGAGCGCATCGATGGTCACGCGATGTGGGCCAACACCGCAGCCATGCGGGCAGCAGGATTTGAAACCATCGCCGAATCCGAGGACCCGCCCGGGGGAGTGATTCTGCGCGACGCGTCCGGGGCGCCGACCGGCGTCTTTATCGACAATGCTGAACACCTCGTCGGCGAGTACCAGCCCTCGTTTTCCGAGGAGGATTTGGAGCGTGGACTGGAGGCCGCGTTATCCGAAATGGCTCGGTTCGGGATCACCTCGGTTCACGAGGCCGGCGCGGACATGGCGTTCCTGGAGCGCGTCAAGCGATTCATTGATGAGGACCGATTCACCGCTCGCCTGTATGCGATGACGGAGCCGGGGCCGAGTTTTGAGCACTACTGCAACAACCACCTGATCGACTACGGTGACCGTCTCACGGTCCGTTCGGTCAAAATGTACCTGGACGGTGCCCTGGGCAGTCGCGGGGCCGCCCTGCTGGAGGACTACGCCGACGATCCGGGCAACCGCGGCCTGCTCCGAACGACGCCTGCGGACTACGCCGTCCTTGTCCAGCAGGCTCTCGACTGTGGATACCAGATAAACAGCCACGCCATTGGCGATGCGGGCAACCGCCTGCTGCTCGACACCTACGAGCAGGCCGGCATCAGTCCGGACCAGCGCCACCGCAACGAACACGCGCAGGTCGTAGCCCCCGGTGACATCGAGCGTCACGCCCAGCTCGGCGTCATCGCTTCCATGCAGCCCACCCACGCCACCAGCGATATGTACTGGGCGGAGGATCGCGTCGGGCCCGGCCGCATCCGGGGAGCCTATGCATGGCGCACCATGCTGGATTCCGGCGTTCGTCTCGCCCTCGGCTCCGATTTCCCGGTGGAGCAAGTCGACCCGCTGCTGGGTTACTACGCAGCCGTAACCCGCCAGGACGCGGCAAGCTGGCCGGAAGGCGGATGGTATCCGGGCGAGGCCCTGAGCCGTGAGGAGGCCCTTCGCGGATTCACGATCGATGGGGCCTATGCCGCCTTCCAGGAGGACAAACTTGGTTCGCTGTCTCCCGGCAAGTGGGCCGACTTCGTCGTCCTGAGCGCCGACATCATGCGCCTGCCGGGCCCTGACATTCTGGACGCAGAGGTCCAGGCTACCTACGTCGGTGGAGAGGCAGTCTATCAGCGTTGA
- the rpsU gene encoding 30S ribosomal protein S21: MAVGIKVRDNESIDRALRRFKRAVNRSRVLRIYRSNMAYTKPSEERRLARQKALRNARKRNRYY; the protein is encoded by the coding sequence GTGGCCGTAGGAATAAAAGTCCGCGACAACGAGTCGATTGATCGCGCCCTCCGTCGTTTCAAGCGCGCTGTGAACCGCAGCCGAGTGCTTCGCATCTACCGTTCCAACATGGCATATACCAAGCCATCCGAGGAGCGTCGCCTCGCACGCCAGAAGGCGCTTCGGAACGCACGCAAGCGGAATCGCTACTACTAG
- a CDS encoding PspA/IM30 family protein, with protein MSIWSRFKRLMKSIFGGAISSLEDPKLILEQNIRELNDQVPKMNENIATVKANVMLLQKEHKKYQSEVADLTAKIKAGIQAGRDDIAEKYALRLQNTQESMQRTQEQLTYASAAYDKALQVKKAFMREKERKIAEAKEALRAHERAKWQAKVADTLESFEVTGVDQTHDEMINRIQEQTAKNEARMEMALDSIDTQAMQIEEDAQAIRAAELVKQFKLEMGVGDTSNAQGEPQLEVPEAEAEAGAKTIGKQRSKTD; from the coding sequence ATGTCCATCTGGTCACGATTCAAGCGCCTGATGAAGTCCATCTTCGGCGGTGCGATTTCATCGCTTGAAGACCCCAAACTCATCCTCGAGCAGAACATCCGGGAACTGAATGATCAGGTCCCGAAGATGAACGAGAACATCGCGACGGTGAAGGCCAACGTGATGCTGCTCCAGAAGGAACACAAGAAGTACCAGTCGGAAGTCGCCGACCTGACGGCCAAGATCAAGGCAGGCATCCAGGCCGGCCGCGACGACATCGCCGAGAAGTACGCCCTGCGTCTGCAGAACACGCAGGAAAGCATGCAGCGCACGCAGGAGCAGCTGACCTACGCGTCGGCGGCCTACGACAAGGCGCTGCAGGTCAAGAAGGCGTTCATGCGCGAGAAGGAGCGCAAGATTGCCGAGGCCAAGGAGGCCCTGCGCGCCCACGAGCGGGCCAAGTGGCAGGCCAAGGTCGCCGATACGCTCGAGAGCTTCGAAGTGACCGGTGTCGATCAGACGCACGACGAGATGATCAACCGGATCCAGGAGCAGACGGCCAAGAACGAGGCGCGCATGGAAATGGCCCTGGACTCCATCGATACGCAGGCCATGCAGATCGAGGAGGACGCCCAAGCTATCCGCGCGGCCGAGCTGGTCAAACAGTTCAAGCTGGAAATGGGCGTGGGCGATACGAGCAATGCCCAGGGCGAACCGCAGCTGGAAGTCCCCGAGGCCGAAGCCGAGGCGGGCGCCAAGACCATCGGCAAGCAGCGGTCCAAGACTGACTGA
- the moaC gene encoding cyclic pyranopterin monophosphate synthase MoaC yields MDTPDAPILTHLDPEGGVHMVDTSSKSDTVRTAVAEGKVLLGADAFEAVKEQRIRKGDVISTAQLAGIMGAKETSRLIPLCHAVNLRGIDVDLSLDEDTDSVTIRAFAKTVGATGVEMEALTAVSVAALTLYDMCKSVSKGIRIHDIHLVAKTGGQSGNYRKDTP; encoded by the coding sequence ATGGACACCCCGGACGCCCCGATTCTGACTCACCTGGACCCCGAGGGTGGGGTTCACATGGTCGACACTTCCTCCAAATCCGATACCGTGCGCACGGCGGTGGCTGAGGGCAAGGTGCTGCTGGGTGCCGATGCATTTGAGGCAGTCAAGGAGCAGCGCATCCGGAAGGGCGACGTGATTTCAACGGCCCAGCTCGCCGGGATCATGGGGGCCAAGGAGACCAGTCGGCTCATTCCGCTCTGCCACGCGGTAAACCTGCGGGGCATCGATGTGGACCTGAGCCTGGACGAGGACACAGACTCGGTCACGATTCGTGCGTTCGCCAAGACTGTCGGCGCAACCGGCGTCGAGATGGAAGCCCTGACGGCCGTCTCCGTGGCCGCGCTCACCCTGTACGACATGTGCAAGTCGGTGAGCAAGGGCATCCGCATTCATGACATTCATCTGGTGGCCAAGACCGGCGGCCAGAGCGGCAATTACCGCAAGGACACCCCCTGA
- a CDS encoding thymidine phosphorylase → MTPLEIIRLKREGGSIPAPALRELVLAYTRDEVPDYQMSAFLMAAFLKGMTGDETETLVEAMLRSGEVLDLSAIPGAKVDKHSTGGVGDKISLILAPLVACLGVNVPMISGRGLGHSGGTLDKLESIPGFRTDLSIARMKEQLADLNVAMIGQTAEIAPADKRLYALRDVTATVEFIPFIAASIMSKKLAEGLDGLVLDVKVGNGAFMKTEEQAQELAEALANVGNSRGCQTVALMTSMEEPLGHAIGNWLEVAESVDVLRGAGPADVAELSCVLAGEMLAIGGKSPSPEEGAEEAREALRDGRAFSRFAALVTAQGGDAASLEACWEREGIAPVGDVTAPEDGYVTAIDAFQLGMAGVRMGAGRMRKEDAVDPFAGITLNKKVGDPVRAGETLARLHGSDPSRVTDQAREVGQAFTLGQERPTPQALVRGRYSDGGWSYV, encoded by the coding sequence ATGACCCCACTCGAAATCATTCGCCTGAAGCGTGAGGGCGGCTCCATCCCGGCGCCGGCCCTGCGCGAACTGGTCCTGGCCTACACGCGGGACGAGGTGCCGGACTATCAGATGAGCGCGTTCCTGATGGCCGCGTTTCTGAAAGGCATGACGGGCGATGAGACCGAGACCCTGGTGGAGGCCATGCTGCGTTCGGGGGAGGTACTGGACCTGTCTGCCATCCCTGGCGCGAAGGTGGACAAGCACTCGACGGGCGGCGTTGGTGACAAAATTTCCCTGATCCTTGCGCCGCTGGTGGCTTGCCTGGGCGTGAACGTGCCCATGATTTCCGGGCGCGGCCTGGGGCACTCCGGCGGCACGCTGGACAAGCTGGAGTCCATACCGGGATTCCGTACGGACTTGTCCATCGCCAGGATGAAAGAGCAGTTGGCGGACCTGAACGTGGCCATGATCGGCCAGACGGCCGAGATCGCACCAGCCGACAAGCGCCTCTACGCCTTGCGCGATGTCACGGCCACCGTCGAGTTCATCCCGTTCATCGCCGCGTCGATCATGAGCAAGAAGCTTGCAGAGGGGCTGGACGGACTCGTGCTCGACGTCAAAGTCGGCAACGGCGCTTTCATGAAGACTGAGGAGCAGGCGCAGGAGTTGGCAGAAGCACTGGCCAATGTAGGCAACAGCCGTGGCTGCCAGACCGTGGCCCTGATGACGTCGATGGAAGAGCCGCTCGGACATGCCATCGGCAACTGGCTGGAAGTCGCCGAGTCCGTGGATGTGCTGCGAGGGGCCGGCCCGGCCGACGTAGCCGAGCTGAGCTGCGTGCTGGCCGGAGAGATGCTGGCTATCGGCGGCAAGAGCCCATCGCCCGAAGAAGGAGCCGAGGAAGCGCGCGAGGCGTTGAGAGATGGCAGGGCGTTCTCCAGGTTCGCGGCCCTGGTGACCGCGCAGGGTGGCGATGCGGCCTCGCTGGAAGCGTGCTGGGAGCGCGAGGGCATTGCTCCCGTTGGAGATGTGACGGCGCCGGAGGATGGCTACGTAACCGCCATCGACGCATTCCAGTTGGGCATGGCCGGCGTACGCATGGGAGCCGGAAGAATGCGGAAAGAGGACGCTGTAGACCCGTTTGCGGGCATCACCCTCAACAAAAAGGTGGGAGACCCCGTAAGAGCCGGGGAGACGCTCGCCCGACTGCATGGATCGGACCCCTCACGCGTGACGGATCAGGCCCGTGAAGTGGGGCAAGCGTTCACCCTCGGGCAAGAGCGCCCGACTCCCCAGGCCCTGGTTCGTGGGAGGTATTCCGACGGAGGGTGGAGCTATGTGTGA
- a CDS encoding D-tyrosyl-tRNA(Tyr) deacylase yields MVALLQRVSQASVAVSGDVVGEIGKGLLILLGVHRTDTAAEVEWLSRKCANLRIFPDENGLMNRSVADVGGEVLVVSQFTLYGNTRKGNRPSFVESAPPETAEPLYLAFAQRMAEHIGKSVPTGRFGAMMDVRLVNDGPVTLWVERRAEQG; encoded by the coding sequence ATGGTAGCCCTGCTGCAGCGCGTCTCTCAGGCCTCGGTCGCCGTCTCGGGAGACGTGGTCGGAGAGATCGGGAAGGGCCTTCTCATCCTGCTGGGTGTGCATCGCACCGACACGGCTGCCGAAGTCGAGTGGCTGAGCCGCAAGTGCGCGAACCTGCGCATCTTTCCGGATGAGAACGGCTTGATGAACCGGAGTGTGGCCGATGTCGGAGGCGAAGTCCTGGTGGTGTCTCAGTTCACGCTGTACGGCAATACGCGAAAGGGCAATCGCCCATCGTTCGTCGAATCCGCGCCACCTGAAACGGCCGAACCGCTCTACCTGGCCTTCGCGCAGCGCATGGCGGAACACATCGGAAAGTCCGTGCCCACAGGCCGCTTCGGTGCAATGATGGATGTTCGACTTGTCAACGACGGCCCGGTGACGCTCTGGGTAGAACGGCGCGCCGAGCAGGGGTGA